The following are from one region of the Odontesthes bonariensis isolate fOdoBon6 chromosome 16, fOdoBon6.hap1, whole genome shotgun sequence genome:
- the LOC142401714 gene encoding N-acetyllactosaminide beta-1,3-N-acetylglucosaminyltransferase 3-like, translating to MDRVSRVLKRKTSARARASIVMGALLVVVYLYFFQDSTYLEPLFDVVSVKRVFDVPTKLSNRSLPYEYSWPKCQINSSAADALNFNTLPGNIKDFLYYRHCRHFPMLLDIPDKCGGADGSAEVFLLLVIKSSPENYDRREVLRKTWAKERLQNGVWIQRLFISGTLNSGFAKKRLNKLLELEQRENNDILQWDFNDSFYNLTLKQILFLEWMERNCPHARFLLNGDDDVLANTDNMVQYLLNLENNNGSKHLFTGHLIHYVGPIRDPNSKYYIPVQVHESELYPPYCGGGGFLLSGHTAFVIYNMSHHIPILPIDDVYMGMCLAKAGLSPESHLGVRTAGLYIPGGGTDDYDPCFYREMLLVHRFLSVNMYVMWNQFHDLNCTADSTKP from the coding sequence AGTTTCCAGAGTCTTAAAGAGAAAAACCTCAGCGAGAGCAAGAGCTTCCATCGTGATGGGAGCTCTTCTCGTGGTTGTTTATCTCTATTTTTTTCAAGATTCTACTTACTTGGAACCCCTGTTCGATGTAGTCAGTGTGAAACGTGTGTTTGACGTTCCAACGAAGCTATCCAACAGAAGTCTCCCTTATGAATACTCCTGGCCAAAGTGCCAGATAAACAGTTCTGCTGCAGATGCCTTAAACTTCAACACACTTCCTGGTAATATAAAGGACTTTCTCTACTACCGCCACTGTCGACATTTTCCCATGCTACTGGACATTCCCGACAAATGTGGAGGAGCTGATGGATCCGCAGAGGTTTTCCTTCTGCTAGTCATCAAAAGCTCTCCTGAGAACTACGACCGCAGAGAGGTGCTGCGCAAAACCTGGGCCAAAGAGAGATTGCAGAATGGTGTATGGATCCAAAGGCTCTTCATCTCAGGAACCCTGAATTCTGGTTTTGCGAAGAAGAGACTGAACAAGCTCCTTGAACTGGAGCAACGCGAGAACAATGACATTCTCCAGTGGGACTTCAACGACTCATTCTACAACCTCACCTTGAAGCAAATACTCTTCCTTGAATGGATGGAAAGAAACTGTCCACATGCTCGCTTCCTACTAAACGGTGACGATGACGTCCTTGCCAACACGGACAACATGGTTCAGTATCTCCTAAACCTTGAGAACAATAACGGAAGCAAACACCTCTTTACTGGCCATCTAATTCATTACGTGGGACCCATTAGAGATCCAAACAGTAAATATTACATTCCAGTGCAGGTGCATGAATCTGAATTATACCCTCCGTACTGCGGTGGTGGAGGCTTCCTTTTATCGGGCCACACAGCTTTTGTCATATACAACATGTCACACCACATTCCCATTCTTCCCATTGATGATGTTTACATGGGAATGTGTCTGGCAAAGGCCGGACTTAGTCCTGAATCCCATCTTGGAGTAAGAACAGCTGGACTTTACATTCCTGGTGGCGGCACGGATGACTATGACCCTTGCTTTTATAGGGAAATGCTTCTTGTTCATAGATTTCTTTCAGTCAACATGTATGTCATGTGGAACCAATTTCATGATCTGAACTGCACCGCAGATTCTACCAAACCATAA